Proteins from a single region of Artemia franciscana chromosome 2, ASM3288406v1, whole genome shotgun sequence:
- the LOC136036273 gene encoding putative nuclease HARBI1, producing the protein MSQTAPRNLISALILVNEIFDSDDESTDSDDESTDSENELYQDEEELNEPSILTTRVSTVSRRSVPKVAGYEEIATERMQDYDFKTHFRLHRSTFDLLLGKINIKLQNQTRPTSRCSPNKMLLITLWILATPESYRSVGCRFGVCKKTVFKVIRRTIDAIYEMASTTIKWPGATEAQNIISANSSTAGFPGVLGAIDGTHIPIRTPQHSSGTYINRKGFHSLQLQVVCQHNLKFTDCYVGQPGSMHDARVFRHSEICTDLQNSTLFFPEDSHLIGDVAYPLSDRLLTPYRDTGNLTRYQVRYNFKLSSTRMSVERAIGILKCRFRRLRFFDSPDLAFISKSVIAACTLHNFCIDENDLHFENSEELSSSGAATINSENNIYNSTVTARAKRDRIARLL; encoded by the exons ATGTCCCAGACGGCGCCGAGAAATCTTATTTCAGCACTGATTTTGGTTAATGAAATTTTTGACTCGGATGACGAGTCTACTGACTCGGATGACGAGTCTACTGACtcagaaaatgaattatatCAAGATGAGGAAGAGCTGAATGAGCCAAGTATTTTAACG acAAGAGTTTCAACCGTATCGAGACGAAGTGTACCAAAGGTAGCAGGATATGAAGAAATAGCCACAGAGAGAATGCAGGATTATGATTTTAAAACTCATTTTAGACTTCATAGAAGTACTTTCGATCTTCTCTTaggaaaaattaacataaagcTACAGAATCAGACAAGACCAACATCAAGATGCTCACCCAACAAGATGCTCCTCATAACTCTATGGATTCTGGCAACCCCAGAGTCCTACAGGTCCGTTGGATGTCGCTTCGGTGTGTGTAAGAAAACAGTGTTCAAAGTCATAAGAAGAACAATTGACGCCATTTACGAAATGGCATCAACAACAATAAAGTGGCCAGGGGCTACAGAAGCACAAAACATAATTTCTGCCAATAGTTCTACTGCTGGCTTTCCAGGGGTTCTTGGTGCTATAGATGGAACCCACATCCCAATCAGAACCCCTCAACATTCTTCGGGAACATATATCAACAGAAAGGGATTTCACTCTCTCCAATTGCAGGTTGTGTGCCAACATAACCTGAAATTTACTGACTGTTATGTAGGGCAGCCAGGGTCCATGCATGATGCCCGTGTTTTTCGGCATTCAGAAATTTGTACTGACCTACAAAATagtactttattttttcccGAGGATAGCCATTTAATCGGCGATGTAGCGTACCCACTTTCTGACCGGTTACTAACACCATATAGAGATACGGGTAACCTAACCAGATATCAGGTTAGGTACAACTTTAAACTGTCTTCTACAAGAATGTCTGTTGAAAGGGCGATTGGAATATTAAAGTGTCGTTTTAGAAGACTTAGGTTTTTTGATTCCCCTGACCTTGCATTTATTTCCAAATCAGTAATTGCAGCATGTACCTTGCATAATTTTTGCATTGACGAGAATGATCtccattttgaaaattcagaagAGCTGAGCTCAAGCGGAGCTGCTACaattaattcagaaaataacATCTATAATTCCACAGTCACTGCCAGAGCAAAAAGGGACCGCATTGCAagacttttgtaa
- the LOC136033956 gene encoding zinc finger MYM-type protein 1-like: MRKVDAESLADFIYNEIKGIGLDWSKCVGQCYDGASVMSGHFSGVQARLREKAPKAVYTHCHSHRLNLVIGDCMQKIQRISSVFSVLQTVYSFVSNSNTRYQLFVEAQKTANVPVLTLERTVVTRWSYWYRSVAKILVRYDCILAVLSVVQESSDREAAAEAMGLKNQLESFPFIFSLHVIHEVLAVINPLSEQLQAADLVISEACTLISATKNELRKMRDDEYFRVLYGKSKEMAINVGADLSETSALSSAIPVKSKRVQKISGRLRDYLTTTTIGKHNIDSESTTTEDKMRREFYKVLDRVLNEFEERFSVQLPVLEATRCLNPKSKDFMDSDLLLVIATYFDQAGIDTMQLKCQALIARAFVSQLPQKPANALDVF, encoded by the coding sequence ATGCGCAAGGTTGACGCTGAGAGTTTGGCCGACTTCATTTACAACGAAATAAAGGGTATCGGCCTTGACTGGTCAAAGTGTGTTGGACAGTGCTATGACGGGGCCAGTGTAATGAGCGGACACTTTTCAGGAGTACAGGCCCGTCTCCGGGAAAAAGCACCAAAAGCGGTGTACACACACTGTCATTCCCATAGACTTAACCTTGTCATTGGCGATTGTatgcagaaaatacaaagaatttcatcagtattttcagttttgcaaaCAGTTTACAGTTTCGTCTCCAACAGCAACACTCGATACCAGTTGTTCGTCGAAGCCCAGAAAACTGCCAATGTGCCTGTGCTAACGCTTGAAAGGACAGTAGTGACACGTTGGTCTTACTGGTATAGATCAGTGGCTAAGATCCTGGTTAGATATGACTGCATACTCGCAGTTCTGTCAGTAGTTCAAGAATCTTCTGACAGGGAGGCAGCGGCAGAAGCTATGGGCCTTAAGAACCAGCTAGAGTCGTTTCCCTTCATATTCAGTTTGCATGTCATTCACGAAGTTCTTGCAGTGATAAACCCTCTTTCTGAACAACTACAGGCAGCAGATCTGGTCATCTCAGAAGCTTGCACTTTAATCAGTGCAACAAAGAACGAACTGAGGAAAATGCGTGATGACGAGTATTTTCGTGTCCTATACGGCAAGTCTAAAGAGATGGCCATTAATGTCGGAGCTGATCTGTCGGAAACAAGTGCTCTCTCTTCAGCCATACCTGTTAAATCAAAACGAGTTCAGAAGATATCCGGAAGACTAAGAGACTATTTGACGACAACAACAATTGGAAAGCACAACATTGACTCCGAAAGCACAACAACGGAAGACAAAATGCGGAGAGAGTTCTACAAGGTTTTGGACAGAGTGTTAAATGAGTTTGAAGAGCGTTTTTCTGTCCAGCTGCCAGTGCTAGAAGCCACACGTTGCCTTAACCCCAAATCCAAAGATTTTATGGACTCAGATTTACTTCTTGTGATCGCGACATACTTCGATCAGGCGGGAATCGATACTATGCAGCTGAAGTGTCAAGCTTTAATAGCTCGTGCATTTGTGTCGCAGCTTCCACAGAAACCGGCAAACGCTTTAGATGTCTTCTAA
- the LOC136036256 gene encoding uncharacterized protein LOC136036256 isoform X2 produces the protein MEYRHTDKTYKIICREHTNTVILEITSDLGVSSFERWPMADVVSWGVDLSLYPISNKFCTDQFTPSSSYADTVQEIPAVEEPASDVSFANDKKSWPRQHIETLVALYQEQEEASKPVNSVFWSRVSASFLEDGIHYSSAQCQTKMKNLKRQYRDQKDKAGRSGAGKVVWEHFELMKGLMAPKPEGTDAITASNRGSLRTPGNFASQSSPVPEASVGSKDAEPKRANKRRCFSNAEGFQQLSNDANLRHEERLRFEQKVHQERMKVHQDKMKVKLELLEVKKEALKTVKKIFEKIE, from the exons ATGGAATATAGGCATACTGACAAGACTTATAAAATCATATGCAGAGAGCATACTAATACAGTTATATTGGAGATTACTTCAGATTTAGGAGTTT catcTTTTGAAAGATGGCCAATGGCTGATGTTGTCTCTTGGGGAGTAGATTTAAGTCTATATccgatttcaaataaattttgtacAGATCAATTTACTCCAAGTTCATCTTATGCTGACACAGTTCAAGAAATACCTGCTGTTGAAGAACCTGCTTCAGATGTATCATTTG CTAATGATAAAAAGTCTTGGCCAAGGCAGCATATTGAGACACTGGTTGCCCTTTATCAAGAGCAGGAGGAAGCATCGAAACCAGTGAATTCTGTCTTCTGGAGTAGAGTCTCTGCTTCTTTCTTAGAAGATGGAATACATTACTCTTCAGCACAATgccaaacaaaaatgaaaaacctgAAAAGGCAGTACAGGGATCAAAAAGACAAGGCAGGAAGGAGTGGAGCAGGGAAAGTAGTCTGGGagcattttgaattaatgaaagGGTTGATGGCCCCTAAGCCAGAGGGCACTGATGCAATAACTGCATCGAATAGGGGGAGTTTGAGAACCCCTGGTAACTTTGCATCACAATCAAGCCCAGTGCCAGAAGCAAGTGTAGGCAGTAAAGATGCAGAGCCTAAGAGGGCCAACAAACGGCGATGTTTTAGCAACGCAGAAGGATTTCAACAACTCAGTAATGATGCCAATTTACGGCATGAGGAACGATTACGATTTGAACAGAAAGTTCATCAAGAAAGAATGAAAGTTCATCAAgacaaaatgaaagtaaagctTGAATTActtgaagtgaaaaaagaagcattaaaaacagtgaaaaaaatatttgaaaaaattgaatag
- the LOC136036256 gene encoding uncharacterized protein LOC136036256 isoform X1, which yields MINNSKEAYQVPWEEGGIQVLFAIELSIEFVSSVQKFQMEYRHTDKTYKIICREHSNTVILEITSDLGSSFERWPMADVVSWGVDLSLYPISNKFCTDQFTPSSSYADTVQEIPAVEEPASDVSFANDKKSWPRQHIETLVALYQEQEEASKPVNSVFWSRVSASFLEDGIHYSSAQCQTKMKNLKRQYRDQKDKAGRSGAGKVVWEHFELMKGLMAPKPEGTDAITASNRGSLRTPGNFASQSSPVPEASVGSKDAEPKRANKRRCFSNAEGFQQLSNDANLRHEERLRFEQKVHQERMKVHQDKMKVKLELLEVKKEALKTVKKIFEKIE from the exons ATGATTAATAATTCTAAGGAAGCCTATCAAGTCCCTTGGGAAGAGGGTGGGATTCAAGTTCTATTTGCAATTGAACTGTCTATTGAGTTtgtaagttcagttcagaaattTCAGATGGAATATAGGCATACTGACAAGACTTATAAAATTATATGCAGAGAGCATAGTAATACAGTTATATTGGAGATTACTTCAGATTTAGGAT catcTTTTGAAAGATGGCCAATGGCTGATGTTGTCTCTTGGGGAGTAGATTTAAGTCTATATccgatttcaaataaattttgtacAGATCAATTTACTCCAAGTTCATCTTATGCTGACACAGTTCAAGAAATACCTGCTGTTGAAGAACCTGCTTCAGATGTATCATTTG CTAATGATAAAAAGTCTTGGCCAAGGCAGCATATTGAGACACTGGTTGCCCTTTATCAAGAGCAGGAGGAAGCATCGAAACCAGTGAATTCTGTCTTCTGGAGTAGAGTCTCTGCTTCTTTCTTAGAAGATGGAATACATTACTCTTCAGCACAATgccaaacaaaaatgaaaaacctgAAAAGGCAGTACAGGGATCAAAAAGACAAGGCAGGAAGGAGTGGAGCAGGGAAAGTAGTCTGGGagcattttgaattaatgaaagGGTTGATGGCCCCTAAGCCAGAGGGCACTGATGCAATAACTGCATCGAATAGGGGGAGTTTGAGAACCCCTGGTAACTTTGCATCACAATCAAGCCCAGTGCCAGAAGCAAGTGTAGGCAGTAAAGATGCAGAGCCTAAGAGGGCCAACAAACGGCGATGTTTTAGCAACGCAGAAGGATTTCAACAACTCAGTAATGATGCCAATTTACGGCATGAGGAACGATTACGATTTGAACAGAAAGTTCATCAAGAAAGAATGAAAGTTCATCAAgacaaaatgaaagtaaagctTGAATTActtgaagtgaaaaaagaagcattaaaaacagtgaaaaaaatatttgaaaaaattgaatag
- the LOC136036256 gene encoding uncharacterized protein LOC136036256 isoform X3: MASFERWPMADVVSWGVDLSLYPISNKFCTDQFTPSSSYADTVQEIPAVEEPASDVSFANDKKSWPRQHIETLVALYQEQEEASKPVNSVFWSRVSASFLEDGIHYSSAQCQTKMKNLKRQYRDQKDKAGRSGAGKVVWEHFELMKGLMAPKPEGTDAITASNRGSLRTPGNFASQSSPVPEASVGSKDAEPKRANKRRCFSNAEGFQQLSNDANLRHEERLRFEQKVHQERMKVHQDKMKVKLELLEVKKEALKTVKKIFEKIE; this comes from the exons ATGG catcTTTTGAAAGATGGCCAATGGCTGATGTTGTCTCTTGGGGAGTAGATTTAAGTCTATATccgatttcaaataaattttgtacAGATCAATTTACTCCAAGTTCATCTTATGCTGACACAGTTCAAGAAATACCTGCTGTTGAAGAACCTGCTTCAGATGTATCATTTG CTAATGATAAAAAGTCTTGGCCAAGGCAGCATATTGAGACACTGGTTGCCCTTTATCAAGAGCAGGAGGAAGCATCGAAACCAGTGAATTCTGTCTTCTGGAGTAGAGTCTCTGCTTCTTTCTTAGAAGATGGAATACATTACTCTTCAGCACAATgccaaacaaaaatgaaaaacctgAAAAGGCAGTACAGGGATCAAAAAGACAAGGCAGGAAGGAGTGGAGCAGGGAAAGTAGTCTGGGagcattttgaattaatgaaagGGTTGATGGCCCCTAAGCCAGAGGGCACTGATGCAATAACTGCATCGAATAGGGGGAGTTTGAGAACCCCTGGTAACTTTGCATCACAATCAAGCCCAGTGCCAGAAGCAAGTGTAGGCAGTAAAGATGCAGAGCCTAAGAGGGCCAACAAACGGCGATGTTTTAGCAACGCAGAAGGATTTCAACAACTCAGTAATGATGCCAATTTACGGCATGAGGAACGATTACGATTTGAACAGAAAGTTCATCAAGAAAGAATGAAAGTTCATCAAgacaaaatgaaagtaaagctTGAATTActtgaagtgaaaaaagaagcattaaaaacagtgaaaaaaatatttgaaaaaattgaatag